A single region of the Desmonostoc muscorum LEGE 12446 genome encodes:
- a CDS encoding tryptophan-rich sensory protein, whose amino-acid sequence MHQPTRGNYQDFWRQLVTLAAIFGAFVINVVSNIFPLNGLSIGEISNTLFKNVLIIPANYAFAIWGLIYLGLFAFGVYQALPSQRDEPDLRKTGYLLVIACVAQSIWVYLFLSRLFALSVIAMLLILLPLIAVYVQLEIGNKRVPRLKKWCIHFPISIYLGWISVATIVNVACALYFHGWNGWGISAVIWTLIMVLIATAVAAFIVIQRRDIAYTGVILWALVAIALKHSDNSMLRNAALVLAIVLVLTATINSLRPQQEHI is encoded by the coding sequence ATGCACCAGCCCACAAGAGGCAATTACCAGGATTTTTGGCGGCAGCTTGTTACTTTGGCTGCAATCTTTGGTGCATTCGTTATCAACGTAGTATCGAACATTTTTCCGCTCAATGGACTCAGCATAGGGGAAATTTCCAATACTTTGTTTAAAAATGTCCTGATTATCCCTGCCAATTACGCTTTTGCTATTTGGGGGCTGATTTACCTTGGGTTGTTTGCTTTTGGGGTATACCAAGCGTTGCCTTCTCAACGAGATGAGCCTGATTTACGTAAGACAGGTTATCTGTTGGTGATTGCCTGTGTTGCTCAAAGTATTTGGGTGTATCTGTTTTTGTCTCGGCTTTTTGCTCTTTCTGTAATTGCAATGCTTTTGATTCTGTTGCCCCTGATTGCTGTCTATGTGCAGTTAGAAATTGGCAATAAGCGTGTACCTCGGCTGAAAAAATGGTGTATTCACTTTCCTATTAGCATTTATCTAGGCTGGATTAGCGTGGCGACCATTGTCAACGTAGCGTGTGCCTTGTATTTTCATGGGTGGAACGGTTGGGGGATTTCTGCTGTAATCTGGACTCTTATCATGGTATTGATAGCAACAGCAGTTGCAGCATTTATTGTCATCCAGCGTCGAGACATCGCTTATACAGGAGTAATACTCTGGGCATTGGTAGCGATCGCACTCAAGCACTCTGATAATTCAATGCTCAGAAATGCCGCGTTGGTTTTGGCAATTGTCCTAGTTTTGACCGCTACGATTAACAGCTTACGCCCCCAACAAGAACATATTTAA
- a CDS encoding alkaline phosphatase D family protein yields MERVHFQGLLSTTAKRRRFLLGAGTLTASAIASLWTHKVVALSRFSAYPFSLGVASGDPLPDSVVLWTRLAPDPLNGGGMPQVNVPVRWQVALDENMRQVVLRGVALATPELAHSVHVNVRGLQPNRWYWYQFKVGNEDSAIGRTRTAPAIGTRLNQLNFAFVTCQKWEDGFYSAYRRLAEEDLDLVFHLGDYIYEYGIPATGGVRNVSLPEEFRKETNTLEQYRLRYALYKTDPDLQKAHALFPFTVTWDDHEVENDYTDDISENNDPVEQFLKRRAAAYQAYYEHQPLREFSRPQGPDMLIYRRLTFGNLAEFSVLDSRQYRSDQPCGDGETPRCPAALDPFKTMLGTQQERWLLDGLDRSQARWNILAQQVLMAELDHKFGTGEIFWNDSWDGYPLARNRVLSHIASRRISNPVVITGDWHSTFVNDLKLDFKASNSPTVATEFVTPSITSNGDANVYGPYYGPKIPENPHIKFFDGDRRGYFRVNLNYERWQTDLRIVTTVSRPDAPVYTFASFVVENGHPGVKLD; encoded by the coding sequence ATGGAGCGTGTGCATTTCCAGGGCTTGCTATCCACTACAGCAAAGCGGCGACGTTTTCTACTCGGTGCCGGCACATTGACCGCAAGCGCTATTGCTAGTCTTTGGACTCATAAAGTTGTTGCATTGTCAAGATTCTCTGCCTATCCCTTCAGTCTTGGTGTTGCTTCTGGCGATCCTTTACCAGATAGTGTAGTGCTATGGACACGGCTGGCTCCAGATCCCTTAAATGGTGGCGGTATGCCACAGGTGAATGTACCAGTACGGTGGCAAGTTGCTTTGGATGAAAACATGAGACAAGTTGTGCTACGGGGCGTGGCATTGGCAACCCCCGAATTAGCACATTCTGTTCATGTAAATGTACGTGGTTTACAGCCTAACCGCTGGTATTGGTATCAGTTTAAAGTAGGTAATGAAGATAGTGCAATTGGTCGTACCCGTACTGCTCCAGCCATTGGCACTAGGTTGAATCAGCTTAACTTTGCCTTTGTTACTTGCCAAAAATGGGAGGATGGTTTCTATTCTGCTTATCGTCGCCTAGCTGAAGAAGATTTAGATTTGGTTTTTCACTTGGGTGATTATATTTACGAATACGGCATCCCTGCTACAGGTGGTGTACGCAACGTTTCTTTACCTGAAGAGTTTAGAAAAGAAACGAATACCCTTGAGCAATACCGTCTTCGATATGCTCTATATAAAACTGACCCAGATTTACAAAAAGCTCACGCCTTATTTCCCTTTACAGTCACCTGGGACGACCACGAAGTTGAAAATGACTATACCGATGACATTTCGGAAAACAACGATCCGGTCGAACAGTTTCTCAAAAGGCGTGCTGCTGCTTATCAGGCTTATTATGAGCATCAGCCACTGCGGGAATTTTCCCGACCACAGGGGCCAGATATGCTGATTTACCGTCGGCTGACTTTTGGTAATCTGGCGGAATTTAGCGTACTTGATAGCCGCCAGTACCGGAGTGACCAGCCATGCGGTGACGGTGAAACACCCCGTTGCCCAGCAGCGCTAGATCCATTTAAAACCATGCTCGGTACTCAACAGGAGCGCTGGCTGCTGGATGGTCTTGATCGTTCTCAAGCACGTTGGAACATACTTGCTCAACAGGTGCTGATGGCAGAGCTAGATCATAAATTTGGGACAGGCGAAATCTTTTGGAACGACTCATGGGATGGATATCCCCTTGCACGTAATCGTGTTTTAAGTCACATCGCCAGCCGCCGGATTTCTAACCCAGTGGTTATTACTGGGGATTGGCATTCTACATTTGTCAATGACCTGAAGCTGGACTTTAAGGCTTCTAACTCTCCAACAGTGGCTACAGAGTTTGTGACTCCTTCAATTACTAGCAATGGTGATGCCAATGTCTACGGCCCTTACTATGGCCCGAAGATTCCAGAAAACCCACACATTAAGTTCTTTGATGGCGATCGCCGAGGCTACTTTCGAGTCAACCTTAACTATGAGCGTTGGCAGACTGACCTGCGTATTGTTACAACTGTAAGTCGTCCAGATGCGCCTGTATACACCTTTGCTTCCTTTGTTGTTGAGAATGGTCATCCAGGTGTCAAATTAGACTAG
- a CDS encoding YciI family protein produces the protein MPKLFAVVVATVREYYDYKLAHPEHDQNQLTWFNEQHEKGTLLCCGPFFPHDGTGLWVIQAENLEQAQAVVNSSPRVRDGMLADSARVVEWEVHIGRDRFAPV, from the coding sequence ATGCCTAAACTTTTTGCCGTTGTGGTTGCAACCGTCCGGGAGTATTACGACTATAAATTGGCTCACCCAGAGCATGACCAAAATCAACTCACTTGGTTTAATGAGCAACATGAGAAAGGAACACTACTGTGCTGTGGGCCGTTTTTTCCCCATGATGGAACTGGGCTTTGGGTAATCCAGGCAGAGAATCTTGAACAGGCTCAAGCTGTTGTAAACAGCAGTCCTCGTGTGCGAGATGGTATGCTGGCGGACTCTGCTAGAGTTGTGGAGTGGGAAGTTCACATTGGACGCGATCGTTTTGCTCCCGTGTGA